AGTCGGTCTTGTCGCCGTGGTACTTCTGCAGCCTTTCCCTCAGCCCGTTATTCTTGAATTCGTGGACCGCATGTTTGATCCCCCGAATGGTAACCGGCTCCATGAAGATGTGTGATGATTCTGCAACTATGGCCGCCGTGCGCGAGGGGTAAAGTGCGCCGAATATAAGTGAAATGGTCCCGCCGTCGCTGTGCCCGAAAAGCATTACCGGCTCGTTGACACCAAGTTTGTCGAGCAGCGCGGGCAGCACTTCGGCCGCTTCGTGGTAAAGGAAATCGTTATCGCGGGGTTCTGTGATCTTTTCTGATTCTCCGTATCCGTAACGGTCATACATCAGTCCCCGAAACCCCGTTGCGCGGCAAAGGGCCTGGGGGAAATCCCTCCAGAGCTTCATGCAGCCGAGGCCTTCGTGAAGGAACACGATGACAGGCTTTCCGGCGCTATGAGCGTCGTTGTTAATCCATTGATAAGCAAGCTTTTTGTCCCGGACTAACAGGTGATTTACCATAACATTCAAAGAATGGTTAGAGGGTCAAATATAGGTAAAAAAGGATAATTGCAACCGCGTCCAATGTTAAATCGGACCCCCGACGGGGTAACTGCTTTTGGCATTGGAAATTAATCTGTGAAGAATTTTATAAAAATATTTCCACAGATTTTGATTCCTGCCTTTCGGCGGAATTGTATCGTCTCAATGTGCAGTTATAGAGGTTTTTACGGGGGCGTGTCGAAACCTGCTTGTGGGTTTTTATTACTGCCGGGACCTGTAAAAGCGTATCTTTTAGAGCTTTCAGAGAGGCTGCCGCTGTTTCCTGACCGCCTCTATAAGTTTGGGCATCACCTCTCTGATGTCGCCCACGATGCCATAGTCCGCTTTCCTGAATATGGGTGCCTCAGGGTCCTTGTTGACCGCCACTATCATTTTGGAGGAGTTGACTCCCGCAAGGTGCTGGACCGCTCCCGAGATGCCGAGTGCCAGGTAGATGTTGGGTGATATCACCTTGCCGGTCTGCCCCACCCATCCGTCGTGCGGGCACCAACCCTCGTCATAGGCCGGACGCGAGCATGCAGTGGCCCCTCCAAGCAGTCCCGCCAGCTCTTCAACGTACTTCCAGT
The sequence above is drawn from the Marinilabiliales bacterium genome and encodes:
- a CDS encoding alpha/beta hydrolase — encoded protein: MVNHLLVRDKKLAYQWINNDAHSAGKPVIVFLHEGLGCMKLWRDFPQALCRATGFRGLMYDRYGYGESEKITEPRDNDFLYHEAAEVLPALLDKLGVNEPVMLFGHSDGGTISLIFGALYPSRTAAIVAESSHIFMEPVTIRGIKHAVHEFKNNGLRERLQKYHGDKTDSMFYSWANVWTSEETAGWSIELILPEITAPVLAVQGEEDNYGTVLQTETITSHVGGTGIKLHIPECGHTPHHEQRDIVLRNTERFFTGQEVLWSSSATVQ